The Erinaceus europaeus chromosome 11, mEriEur2.1, whole genome shotgun sequence DNA window GGAAGTATTTCTGGCCTAGAGTGAGTTCCTTGAAGCACAGAACATAGACTATTTTCTAGTCAGAGATTTTCAGACTTTCTTGTTCTTACACCTTTTCAAAGAGTCTTAATAAAATTCTATGATATAATTTTTAAGTTAATAGCAACATTTTTCCtaagtttaaatatttttaaggtaTATCGTTTGGTGTATAATGTAATTGTCACCATTTTCAAATGAAAGTTGAATTTCTCTTGTAACAATATAGTCTAAACACTATGGAAATTTATAGTCCATGATTCCAATTTGACTGCAGAGATAACAGAAGCAATAGGTGGTGTTACTCTATAAGACTCATTCATCTTTTTATAGTTCCATATTTCCAGAAAAACCAGGACAGATATACTAATTCATTGTAGTTTTGTCAAAATATGCTTTTGGTAAGGTGTTTGGACTTTATTCCATTACTTCGGAGCTGCATATTTTGCTGTTTTACAGAAAATGTTTATTACAAAACCACCTAGGTCAAGACAGTCTTCACTgtcaaatcatatatatattttttttttcagagaaatctTGGACTTTTTCAGCTCAAATGGCTGATTTGCTATTGAAAGATTATTAAGGCCAAATGATAACTGTAACTTACTAAATTGACCACTAAAAGCAAATTTAAATGACATAGTAAATGGCAATGTAATTATTCCATATTTGCATAAATTAGAAAAGCAAGATGATCAATAAAGTAAGAGGAATAATAAAATGTATGGCATATCTCTAGTAAGCTAGTGTGAATTTTCCTGAATACTACTGAATAATACTGATTTGCTTTGGAGAACAACTAAAAGGGGACTAATGCTGAAATCAGAAATCCCACTGTCAATACAATATTCCAGACTATGAATCAGTCACccagttttttgttattgttgtgaaAAAGGTATCAAATACTTCATAATACAAAACATCACGAGGATTGACTataattaaaataagtatttCATTCTATggattaagattttatttatttatttatttattaatgagaaagataggaggagagagagaaagaaccaaatatcactctgatacatgtgctgctggggatcgaacacaggacatcatgcttgagagtccaatgctttatctactacaccaccttccagaccattcATTCTGTATTTTGATACAATAGTTCTCAACAATTTTATTAACTAGTACAAATCAGCGTTGAAAGAACCTACATTAATATTTTccttgattttaatttattttatcttgaAAAAATATGCTATTTTTGAAAGGCACTCAGATTACACTTAAAATAACCTACATCACAAATGTTTATTGCTTTAACTACTTTTTATATATGTTTCTTGTCAATTAAGGTGTATCCTAAAGGAAAATTTGGTGGGAAAGAATTATAAATGCATTACCTCCGTTTTTGTGGTGcctactgatttttcttttttaaaatttatttttaaaaatcatctttatttgttgaatagagacaaatagatagatagagagggagaaagacagagacacctgcaccactgcttcactactccagctttccccatgcaggtggggatcaggggctccaacctgggtcttttGTGCATTGTgataggtgtgctcaaccaggtgtaccaccatccagcccctcctaCTGATTTTTCTTTGCTTAACTCTCTCACAATTCTTCCTCAAGAGCAAAGAATTCTGTAACAAGAATTACAAGGTAAAGAGAAAAAAGCATTAACAAAAATCCATCATTGGGAACTGGGCgctagggcagcgggttaagcgcacatggtgcaaagcgcaaggacaggcgtaaggaacccagttcaagctccgggctccccacctgtaagggaagtcgcttcatgggcagtgaaacaagtttgcaggtgtctgtatttctctctgcctctctgtcttcccctcctctctatttctctctgtcctatccaacaacgacggcatcaataagaacaataataacaacaacaataaaacaagggcaacaaaagtgaataaatttttaaaaatccatcatTGTTATCACTCCACTTTTACCACAtagtgtatactgaaaattaataTAAGAATCATTTATGTTTTCTAAAATGGTACTTTTGTTCTGCAGTCAGATCTTCAGTGGCTTCTTGAGGGTGGCAGTGGGAGTTTAAACCGAGTCATGAAATTTCTCCCCTTGTGCagctactcccatgtggtgttggagctcttgaacccacatccttgttcatgataaagtgtgtgctctaccaggtgagctatctactAGCCCCACATAACATTTttaatctgtgttaaaaaaaaaagaaaaccgaaAGCTCTATGGGTTTATGAATAATCATTAATCATTAAAGAACACTTTCTCTTTGCCACATCTGGGGATTTTGTGTCAAATTAAGGAATATTCATTCTCAGTATATCAATTTTTTGAAAATTGATTCTGAAATTCTGAAAATTCCCTTAAAACTATCTCACTGGAGAGACttcatgtacatatatgtatttctGGGACTGAAAATTGTTTATTAGACTTCTATAAATTCTAACATGACATGGTCCAAATATATTTAGTAGAAGGATCTCATTGCCAAGGAAGAGTAAGTAAAAAGTTTAAAGAGTgcctagagaaatgcaaatagaactGTAGCAGCATATGCTCCTGGTgatagctcaccaggtgggcTCACATGCCATGTGAGTGGCCCATATTTAAGCCTTGGTATCACCTGGAAGGTGGTACGACACAGGAGAAAGCTATCGTGCTGTGTTTCTCCAAAGGAAAAAATCAACCCAGAATGGTGATATCATTCATATATAAAATCAAGTTCTTCTGGCTCTTTGTTGGTGGAAATAAGCACCTCACTATTCCACTAAAACTCAAGAATGTGTCATAAACTCACATGCCCAATGAGGCTGGCAGGTGATAGTAATGAATAAAACAAGCAAGAGGTAATAAGGTCATCAGTGGAGACTTACTCAACTACAGCCCTAACCCTGAAGCCAGCCAGCACAATCTAATCTCTCAGTTCTGCATTAGCAAtcacctttaaaaaattaatagtagAATAACATGAGTATTATCCTGGTTCATGGATTGCCAGTGGTCAGTCTCGAGACCTTATGTTTTTAGGGCCAGACCtttgtgacatttctttttttgtatctaactttttaaaaaaatatttatttccttttgttgctcttgttgttttattgttgtagttattactgttgttgttattgatgtcgttattgttggataggacagagagaaatggagaggagggaaagacagagggggagagaaagatagacacctgcaggcctgtgaagcaactcccctgcaagtggggagctgggggctcgaactgggatccttatgctggtccatgtgcttaacccgctgcactaccacccaattcccatctGGAAAATATTATTTCTCCTTTCATCTTTTTAATAATGTATAATTCTAAACCACACCCAACATCACCAAAGCTATGTATCCCCATccttcaactgtttttttttttgtgtgtgtgtgtgtgtgtttatctttgtttttttctttgttcttttctgttttatccctgccaccagggttatttctggggttcagtgcctgcacaattaatccactgcttctggcatccATCATTTCcattcttttcaatttttctttctattttttactggacaggacagagctaaactgagaggggagtgggagatagggtaAAAgactaagagacacctgcagacctactttaccactcatgaagcaccccccatacacacacaggtggggaacagggcctcaaacctaccttgagcatggtaatgtgtgcacttaacctcatgagccaccacctagcttcCAAAACCTATAGTTTTTTTTAGGGAGGCCTCACTCTCCAATGCTGAATTCTAGGCTAGGATCAATAGTAtctttacaggtgtctatctttagctCCTCCCTTTCTTGCTTTGGTGCATATCTGAGAGGTCTTTTCATTGACTTCTGTTCAGGTGAAGCCTAGTTATCTGGATGTAATAAGTCAACTTGGTAGCTTATGTGTCAGCCACTTTGAAACTTAAATCTTGTATGTctgagaagaaaacaaaaggagaatATGAATAGCCTTGCACAAGGAGAATATGAATAGCCTGCATTTCCAGATGAGGGTTCCAAGACCCTCAGAAGATTCTGTGATGCCATTTTACAATATGCTAGGTTTCCAGTTAGCAGAGTGTATCTGAGTTAATAACTTAAAATCCTGTCTTAGGAGTGTCTTAGGAGTGTGAGCTGGAACTCACCAGGCAGGGCTTAAGACCTGGCACCACCTGGGTGGCATTATGAAATTCTGGTGCCTCTCCTGTCTCACTGAGTGAAATAGGCAATGTGGGAACTATGAAATCATGTGTgatctgcaataaataaataaatatctgatcTCTTGCAAGTATAaatatcccccccctttttttgtatgTAAGTGTTAATGTTCTATGAGAAGTGAGATCAGGCATCTTTTGACATAGATGATAAGTATCACAAAATAGGTCTTGATGGTAAGGAGTAAGAAAGAGTAAGTTTTGGAATGTGTGGGAGTGCCCTAAAGTGTAGAAGTgacagatctcctctctcttcccctccccacctgcctctctgcccctctcctctctctccacataccACAGAGGAAAAGCCATCATATGAAGATAAAGGAGAAGGCTGGCATTTAAAAGCCAGAAAAAACATTGTTCCAGGAACCAAGTCAGACAACACTTCTATTTGGGACTCCTAACTATGAGGGCTGtcagaaaataaatgtttatttattgcctaagtgaaaaaaatacaaagagaaggaaaaataaataaaaggggactgggtagtggcatacccagttaagtgtacacactaccatgcataaggatccaggtttgagcccccacaccctgcctgcaaggggatgcttcacaagcagtgaagcagtattgcaggtatttctctgtctcccctccccctcaggtttctttgtcctatcaaagaaaaaataacgGCCATCCAtagtagtggatttgtcatgcaggcaccaagcctcagtgataatcctgggcaaataaataaataaataaaactgttttgGTTTAATTCTCCTATGAGTCCAGAGGCAGCTCTGTAAATGCCATCCTAATGAGCCACTGCATAGCCCCTAAATTTATAAAAACCTCAGAAGAGAAAATGCATGGAATGTTGAGTCAATTCTATCTCTTTTGCTATCCGCCATTGGGTCTGCTTTGAGAGCTCTGAGAACACATGAATTTACATGAACCAGTGAAGGTATTCAAAAGTAGGTCTTTTCCAATGATGAGCCAAGCCAGTTACCTTACAGCTAGCATATTTATTGAACAAATACTACTAAAATAGCTAAAATACATTGGGTACTTATCATGAGTGCATCAGTAAAGATCACACTGTTACAAGAGCCTGCATTTTTCAGCAGTACACAACTGCAACTCTACATAAATGCCACAGATGCACAATACTGTTTTCTTGCTCTATTTACAAAGCCAATATACCTATCCtaataaaggagggagggaagaatttGCACAAGAAACTCAGGCAAAAGGAGGAGCAAGAAGAGAAGGAAGCCTGGTGCATGCACTGTGGGTTCTAACAGTCAGAAGCAGAACAGTTCAGAATAAGCCTGTCCTGTCAGGAAAGAGCTAAAAGACAGTTATATAAAAACTCAAGGTGGGCTTTCAGACTGGCTAACACAACATTCCGTGAATAGATGGTATTAGtttgattgtagtttttgttaatTCATTTCACTGGGAGCAAGGACAAAAATGTAAAATCTGTATTCCTTGCTTATTAAAACTGCCAGAAAAGAGCgctctgccttttttttctttaattttattttgtagagacatttttttttccaacttaatTTTTAGGAAAGGTGCAATTTTCATCTCCATTCTCGGATACTAGGTTTTtggtccccccgcccccccccccccaacagggcatttattaaaataataataaaagaggagTTTGCCCTTTTCCCCCCAAAGCTCTTTTTGAACAACAATAACCAAAAGAGACAtctaaaaaaaatggctgttaaattattgcttttctttctctaagtTAGGCAGGCTGTGCTACCAAAAGGAAGAGATTTGGTAAATAAATTACAGTTTTGTGATTGCTCCCGTAACAGTGACTGCACACCCATGAGTGCCAGCCAATGAGATgtgagtctctctcactctctctctggtaGCATTCACTCAACCTACAATGCTGAAGAAGAAAGCCACACTGAAGACACAAGGAAAACAAGTCAGTCCAGTCTAGAGAACAACATTCAGGGAAACAGAGTACCAATACCTTTCTTAGAacatggaaataaaaaataactccATCAGAGCTACCTCGCCAAGGAGCATGTTGAAAGTCCAAAATAGCACCATTCATCAGTGTCTCAGGTCCTGTGGCAGCATCTCGGTCACTTACCACAAGGAAACAATGAGTTTCAAACtacttctatacatcaaaagagtACATGGATAAAATATAGAGATATACAGACAATTGATGAACATAAACTACTCGGTTTGTTAcatctaaatgaaaaataaaaataaaaagggggactCTCAGCCTCTGCAAGTAGCAGTCAGGAGCTGTGTGAATGAATGACAGGAGTGGACCGGTTGTGTGAGAGCAGTGGAAGTTTGAGTTGTGGAAGACGTCATTGCAGCGAACCAGGCCTGAAGGCCCACCTGTAAGGTTTGTAAACGTGGATTCACAGTGTGAAATTCTGAGCGTTTTCACTTGAGTCTGAATGATTAAAAACTGGTTTGATGATACCCATTAGTCCACTGTAAATTCTCTAAAGCAAGGCTCAGAGTCCCATATTTTCTTCTTATACTTGATGATTTACACAGAAAAAAATCCCATATATGATTACCATAACCTCATCAATACCCATACACCATATGTAATACAAATGGAGGTGTTTTACATTTAAGAAGAGTGGAGGTAACTGATTCGTGGAGAGTGGCTTTCATTGCTGCCAAGTGGAGTCAGAGAGGCAGCCTCACTCTCTTCCATCTTCTTGCGGTTCACTTCCTTAGGGACAGGAAGTCTTCCCTGaaaggcaggtggacccacacatgaacaaacatacacacaaaaaaagagaaacaattaaTCATGCTTCTGAATCATGGTTCTGAAACCACTTGAAAattctgacttctctctcccaccctttttCTTTGAATACCTGATGTTTTGCAAAGTTTACATATTAACACAGCTCACTTGAATGTAAATATTAGGTCTGTGGGGGCATGAAGTAATTAAGCACTAGCCGCCTTGACTTCTGTAAAATCAAGTACCTCTCTAATGGCTCTTCTGATGTGTGTGGGAGTCAGCATTCTCCAGAGTCAGACTTCGAAGGGCTGTTTCTTGAGTCAGAGAGGACTCAACATGAAACTGGGTGGGAGCCTCATAGGAGTATTGATATATACATTTGAACAGTTTAATGTGGCTGTCATATAGGGGTTTTCTGTTTtctaaaatagagtaaaatacgTCACACCATGACAGAATTTGCACAAATGTAATTTATATGTATGATTTTGTCTATAAGCAGTTGATACAGTTCATGCAGTTCATCTAGTTAGAAGCAGAAGTGGGTAGCAAGCTTGGAAGTATTTAGAGGAAAGTAAAGGGGGCAGGAACAGTGGTTGTGGGAAAGAGGAGTCTTGAGGGAAACCGAAGCCAGAACAAAGTGAAATTAAGGTAGTATGAACTGACTGGGGCAATTCCAAGTCTTTTCTcacaatccttacactggtcctttcgctttgtgctacctgcgcttaacccgctgtgctacctaccacctgattccccttCTCACAATCCTGAGGAGTGGGATGGGTATATTTCTGACAAGAACACAAAGTGAACCTTAGACTGACTAAGTGTGGTgttctgcaccaaagcaaaggattctgggaaagagaagagggaataaGATGGAGGGGATGTTAGGGTGCTACTGCATGATAGTTGAAAAGAATCTAAGTTAGGGTTGAAAGTGTTCTGCAAACACACATCAAAGATGATAAATggtacacatgtgccaacaactatagtGTAACCATTAACCCCCCTTTCAATAAAGCGACTAAAATAATAACAAacgaaggaggaggaagagggggaaagggaggaggagaaggaggggggaggaggaggaagggaagaagaagaaggaggaggaggaaggaggaagagaaggaggaggacgagAAGGAGGAGTCTAAGTGTGGTGGGACTGATGATCTCGAGTGCCCATAAGGAACAGCTTGCATTGATAGCCAAATGGCAAGACTGCAGGTCAACGAAGCCCATTTGCTCAAGGAGCATCAACATATTCTACCACTAGACTTTATGTCACATTCAATATGAAAACGCTGATTTCAGAAGAGAATGATCTCTCTTTTAGTCAAACTCTTGATGATACACCCACTGTAgtgtaaaaaatacttttttaattttgttttcatttttttctttttgctttggtAACATATCCTAACAAGACAATTATAATAAATCAACTAGATGGGATATACTACTATATTGAAGGGGGAAGGGTAAAGAGGTGGGATTAATGTGATAATCTTGACTTGTGCTTTGTAAATTATCACATTtgaatctcttctctctctctctccccccatccccccccctctttctctctcttttacccttTTTGCCATAGCTGGAGCTTCACAGTTGCAGGTTAActtatttagagagaaagaaatatagaggcagaggaatgaaaaaaagaaatacaacataGCATCAAACTTCTTCCAGAGCAGTGgagtctgggctcaaacctgggttgcatacaagCACCTTTCCAGGTGATGCTATCTTATTAGTCTttggatttatttttaagaagagtTTAAATGTCAAAAATTTCTAAAATACTTGGAACTAAATAAATGGTTTGAGCAGAAGCAGAGCTAACTAAACCTAACAGATAATTCACCTTTGAGAAGTCTTCCTTACTATATAGGCTTTTTACATTATGTATGTGGTATGCTTAAATTTTGTGTTTGAAAAGAATCGACTTCGAGAAAATATAACATTTTGGGAATGTTTATAAGAtctgttctttatatttttaatattaatttaagaTTGTGATTTAGAAGCTACTTGGTATCATTGAACACTAATAAagcaaacacaaaattaaatataatttaacaCTTTCAAGCACTCTAGAGTCTAGGTGCTAACAAAGActctttgcttttacatcacTTTGGTCTCTTGGTGATTTCTTTGGATAGCCAGACCCAACAATTTATCACTTTCAAACACTCTAGGGTCTAGGTGAGTTTTCAAAAGCACAATATTGGGTAGTTTCTTTCAGCTGTAGAATAGATGTAGTAGAGATGATGTGATACTGTTCAGTGTTGGGTGTCACATTAGACACAGTACCATAGTAACTGCTATGAAAATGCATAACTCTCCTTGAGGAAAACTAGAGTTCCCTTAGATTCTAAACCTCGAAAATTTGGCCTGCAGTTCCAAgactaaaaaaaggaaaagaaaagaaaaagatccaCCAATCCTCGTATCTTAAAAATAATGtttgctccctctccctcatcaaCCATCTAGTTTGATTCCAGATATTACAAACTTGGGCTTTGAACAAATTGAAATTAATGGTTATTTATTGTCACAGGCCAGAAGGGAAATCAAAACTTCCCAAATGGTTGCTTTTTTCTACTGTGCTCTGACATGGTTGATCTTGAAACTACCTATTTCACTTAAGATAGACCCTGCTAAAGATAGAATAAATATATAGAATATTTGTCTCTATTGCCTCAATTTTACTAATATTCTACTTCTATGAAATACATATAGATAAATATGAAGAAATGGGTATGATCTGGGTAATTCAGTGATGGGTACTTCTAGGAAAAATGGGAAGGCTATTTAAGGTTGTAACTGGgaattttctgttatttatttatattttgaacCCCCAAAATATGTGTGCCTTTGGCATTTTCACAATTTATCTTCTGCATGCCTGCTATGACTTTGAGTACTCCACCTGATTTTAAATCTACAGAGATGAAACAGAGCCAAAATCAATCTCTGCCCATCTTATCTTTAACTGACTTGCTGTATGAAAGGCACCAACTGGACAGTGCACAAGGCCACTGAGTGTTAAGAGCTACTGTGccaacccctcccccctccatacCTCAAGCATGGCTCAGTGTGGACAAGATCTGGGACCCCAACTGGCCTTCTATGAGGAAACCAAGTGAGGCATCCTGACCTTATTGAGGAACTTGTCTGATCTTATCTCTCTCTGGATGATATCACTAGTTTCAAAAAGACTTCTAGATGCCTGAACAGGGATCCCAGCTAGAGATATAATGACAGTGCAAGTGGTGTGGTGGTAGGTACATTTCAAAACTTCTAAAAACTTCAGTATTTTAGCTCAACTCCAATACAATTCTATAAGATCAGGACAAATCTGACTCAAGCAGGGCTAAGTCACCAACTTTCTTGCCAAGGATTTCAACCCTGACCTTCTGAAATTCTCTGAAAGAATTCAAAATGATTTAGAATTGTATCCATTTAATACAAACTGCCAGCTGACATACTCTCTTCAACTTCTTCCAGGCAGTAAAAGAGAATTGTTGAAATACTTTAGTGCAAATAAGAGTTCCTCAAACagtaaaataatagaaatatgtGAGGAGGCCTCACCATTGGTCAACTATACTTATGAAACTTTTAAATGGGAGCTACTTTCAATGGACTCTACATTTCCTTATTCATTACAAAATCAGCAGGTCAGTTACCAAAAGTATAGTCCTCCTGCTTAAGGTCAAGTTGATATTTACTCTAACTGGCAATGTCCAACAATATCTACAGTAGAAAATGGTTGgcttttgtttttactgttgctATCATTGCATTTTTAAgaaatgatgttaaaatataaaATGCTAATTTTACATATTTTCCTAAGGCAGAGAATTGTAACACATAAGCTATAAGAACAATGAAAACATGTTTGTGAAATATGCTTTTAGGtctgaaaaattaaaagaaacaaatagaATTATATTATATTCTTATCAGGCATtattagcaaataaaaattcatgcTGTAAGATATCACACTTGAGTTTGACTCAGGAGTGGaacaaagtaaaaattaaaatgcatatTTGATAAACTGACTCTgcaattcttaaataaaaatttactctAGAGTTCAGGACttatcaaaaaaggaaataatcataAGAGACATAGGGATTTAGAatatgcttttgtttttctttgtttgttcctTAGTATTATTTCCAATATAACAGTATCATGTTAATGAATTATTATGACAGTGTGATGgatgttaaaatgaaaaaaaaatcctgattttttaaattgcttataaattggaaaaaaaaatctaaactaaATGGCAGCAAGGGATATAAAGTATCTTACCTTAGGAAGCCTCCCCTCCATTTCCTTGTTTGGAAATGGGTCTTGATTGACCCAGCCAGAGAGATCTGGGTAAAAAACCTATAGAAACATAAAAGCATATTCAGGTTACAAATAGGCTCCACTTGAAACTACATGGAGTTGGTTTACTGaaaccaatttctttctttctttcttttttttttcttttttaccagagcactgctcagctctggcttatggtcgtgaaggggaatgaacctgggactttggaacctcaggcatgagactctgtttgcataaccatcaggcatgagagtctgtttgcataaccctcTACCCTGAACTCAATTTCTTAAAGGTGCTAACCAGTTAGGAGCACTAGGAAAGTCTAGGTGGCCTGTCAGACTTAATGTACTTCTGAATGCACCCTGCATTCAGGAAAATTTTAGCTCATCCATCTTTCAAGACGCCATTCAGCATAACAGATTTGTCAATCATACTCTCTTCAGCATGCAAAGTGGCAGCTTCAAGACTTACTGACTGAGAAAACTTGGCTAATGAGGAGGTCTAACTTTCAGAGCAACCTATCCTATAAACATGTCATGTGCTTATGTTACAGGTTCTCCTGATCATGTATTAGAAGACATGGGATTATGTAGAAGGCATATGGAGCAAAGTCAGAACCCTAGATCTATGTGGCCACTAACAGTACTCATTTCAGCTGTCTGAAGATAAGTAGCATAACAATTGAGAGAGGGCTAGGGAGATGAGCATGAACAATGGTCATGAACACAATTTGGAAAATGCTAGCTGATGAATTCAAGGAGGGGGCTGGGATGGGGTGAGGTGGAAAAAGAGAGAGTAGAATTAAGTAACTCCTCTCTTTCAGCACATAGAGGGTTATTATCATAGGACAACTGCTGAACAGCTGTTCTCCATCTTCATTAAAGGAGGAGGGGGATGGCTTAAATTACAACTGTATATTTAGGTCATCTATAAAGAAGAACCTGGCATAAGAATCATTGAATTACTAAAAGAAGTTAGCAAAACTgtgaaatactttttaaagaaatttagaaaCAGACTCTAACAACCATCTGCCAGGGCTAATTCACATTTGATACAGTCCTActtgaaaggagggaagaaaa harbors:
- the NREP gene encoding neuronal regeneration-related protein, which encodes MVFYPDLSGWVNQDPFPNKEMEGRLPKGRLPVPKEVNRKKMEESEAASLTPLGSNESHSPRISYLHSS